Sequence from the Nasonia vitripennis strain AsymCx chromosome 5, Nvit_psr_1.1, whole genome shotgun sequence genome:
TCGCGCGAAGCTTCAGCCTCTCGACGGGCCTCTGTATAAACAATTGACTCGGGGCAGCAGCGAAAGCTCTACGCGGTCAcctttttttccaatttgagCGATGGCTTATACTGTGCAAAGATGGGCTGAAACGCCCTATGGCTTTACGTAAGATTTTGGAAGGAGGCGATGTTTGCTCGGGATGGGAAAATTACTTTGGTTGATGTGTACTTTTCAGTGGAAAGTACCGATGGGAGTTTCGATTTCTCGACACTGATCTTTCTACGATTTTACGATCGTGTTTGCACTTGATAAATGaagtgtttttttatttttgtcggCCGAAAATCGCTTCAACtgtttatcataaaaatagTATAGTATATACGACGTTGTCATCCTCAGCCCCAAATTGAATTAAACCATCAATCGATGCCCATCAAAAAAGTAGTATAATCGTATAGAGTACGACCGATTAATACATTACGCCTCGCCATCCTAATTTCATTATATCTCTTATACATCGCCGCGATGTTTCATATAATACGTGAGAAAGCGCAAAATCGCCtaaataaatcatctcgcGATTGTCTCcgcagcgaaaaaaaattgcacttGGGATAACGAGGGAATTAAGATGAAATGATGACATTGAACGCGACGCCTCTCGGAAACGTTTATCATGGTTAATTAACCCGCGCCGGCAAAGTCAACGTTTACGAGTAACAAAATCGATTATTATGCACACGAAGACTTTCGTTatcttgaccttgaattcgaGACCTGCAGCATAACGCGTCTTTcttcttcccccccccccctttttttcattgtttacggGAAGGATAGGAGTTTAAAAAAGATGTTCCTACAATCGATCGAAACACGCCCAGAAAATATAATTGCGACACAGTGAAACAAGGGAATTACGTTAACCGCCTTCCTATTCCGATCACGGCCGATTATAGATGAAAAATGCCctcgtgtgtacacacattTAGACAAGCATCTGTGCTTTTTAAAACCCGCCCACGCGATCGAGGCCGTTAATTGCTGGACTTTCTACTCCCGCGATATCGTGATCTATATTACCAAACGTTAATAGGCTTACGTGTCGAAATTCACACGTATGTGGGTCATACGCACCCTCGATCTATTTTCGTGGCTTTCGACGCGCTTCGTTCGGGAACGAAGTTAATTTATTGCACACTTCCGATGCAGCATCGCGATAGCCGAGATCGAACCGAGTCATTATTCATTTGGGGTAAAGATACGTATTTGTTGGAAAATTGATGGGGCggataattcaattttttttctcgcggctCTATTATAAAGTTGTACACGTTTTCTTCTTCATACGGAGGGTGATTAATGAAAGTATcgaattgtttttctttcagacgGTCAACATGTCGAGAAGGGGTCGAAAACGCAGACTTGGCGCCGAGGACAAGGCCGTCTTCGAGTGGGAGAGGGACAGGATACTGCCGGAAAATCTCAGGGATGAGATGGAGACCATGTGGGAGGTGTGTGATTTTTTTGCTGAAATTTTTGATTGtaagattaattttttaattttttttatctcagATTCCACAGATCTACCACTTCCTGCAGCTCACCAAAGAAGCTTTCAACATATCTCATCTGTCGATGTACGAGGTGGAACGTATGCTCCTGATGCCCAGAGCCTCGAAGCAATTAGCTCACATCATGACTTGTTTATTAAGGTATTATATggaatcgatttttcgttCGCTTATCGCGACAACGGTTGGTAATGCATGATAAGGCTAAAATTGGTTTTTGTTTGTTCAGTTCGCCTTCGACGACGAAATCCAAATTACAAAAAGTGCCTCCGATGCCTTACGAGTTCTGGACCAATATCTTGACGTACAAGCTGCGAAGTTGGTTCAAGATTTATCAGACTAAGCGTCAAGATCCTGTAAAGGTACTTAGTTGCTTCTTACTGCTTCGTagttttacataaatattgaTCGTTGTGCGATTTTCGTAGGTTTTTGATACACTTGGAGTAGAGCCTGCATTTTGGACGGTTTTTCCGTACGCCGCCGAGATCGAGGGGAAAGACTTTCAGGACTTCAGTTTCAGACAGAGGGTTTGGTTGCTGAAAACGGTCTGCGATACTGCCATTGTGAGTATTGAAATGCATTACTTTGCAGTCGTATTTTGAGAAAAGGCTCTTAACGATGCGTATTTTTATTGAAGCACTCGAGAAAAACGATTCAAGATGAAGTGGCCAAACAGCCTAGTGAGAGTCAATTCGAAACGGTATTGGGCGTCGATAGGTACGGGGCTCGATATATTTACTTCCCGCAGTTCCTACATAACGACATCAGGGTTTACAAGCATTGTTTGGATAACAAAATATTGTCGACAGTAAAGGTATATCGAAGAAAAAATCTACTACAATCTAAAGCGATTGTTTCATTAACTAACGTGATAATGTTCATTTCAGCCTCCACCAGTAGAAGTAAAGCCAAAGGTAGATATAGTAATAAAGGAAGAACCCAAACCTCTACCCCGAGTAATGTCGAGGAAAAAGCGACGAAAATCACGCTGGAGCAACGGGTCGCTACCCTCGAAGAATAAGTACAAGAAAAAAGCCGACCCCCCGCCGATTAATCAGAGTATCGACGACGCCAGCTCTAATTCTGTCGATGCGCACTCAACTCTTAGCTCCAGGAGTTCTTCCAAAGTCTCTGAAATGAGTAGCAGCAGTAGCTTGGTCAAGTCGAGTGATTGCGAGACTAAGGTATCGAGTGGCTTGATCAACGATAATGTGGTCGACGGTGAAGGCGAAAAGAAGGTAGACGAGGAAATTAAGGTCGCGAGCGAATTGATGGAGAATCTCAAGGCGGAGATTGAGGACAACTCCAGTTCTTGTATAGTAGAGGAGGTAAATCTTCGCTTGAATGAATTTCattatacttattttaaacTGCAATATTTAATTGTATAACGCTTACTCTTTTTCAAGGATACGGCGATGGTAGATGATGCGGAAAAATCTTCCAACACTGTTGCGGCCGACGAGTCATTCGTTAAAGAAAGTAGCTTATTGACTGTGGACGATTTGTCCAAAAGTTCCAAAACCGATGACGAGAAACTCAAAGTGATGAGCTCTTTGAACGCGTCGAAATCCAGTGAAAAGTCGGAAGACGTGTCTGTTTCGGACGCGACGAAAGATGTAAATATTTCCAAGTCGGATGATGAAAAATTGTCCGAACATAAAAAATGTGATACGACAGTGGACGGCGAACCGTTGAATGAAGATATGAGTTTGGACAAGTGGATGTTGGCGAAGAGAAAAGACGTGAATGCGAACGATAGTTTCAGTAATTCAGACAACGAGGCTTCCGATTCGGGATTGAGTGCGTCTGGAACGCGTCGGAGCGCTAGAATAAAGCACATTTCGGAGATAAAGTTGGAAGTTGAGGACGTTGAAAACTTACTGGATGTTTCTGAAAGTGATGAACTATCTTCCATTGATCTGAGAGACAGTTTGTGCAGAGTTTCTTCGCCAGAAATCGAGGTGCTTATCCATAGTTAGATTTATTACTGTATAAACAGTATAAACATACACTACgatatttattaattcaatatttattttgacaGCTTGACTGTGCGCATGCCAATTTTGACGAAAGTAACTGGAAAGTAAATAACTTTAGCGAACTGATGAAAGATTTGAGCGTTTCCAATTTTCAGCTTGTTGCTGATAGCCTAGATAGCCTTAGAGAATTAATTGAATCGATTGCTTCCGATAAGACTGTTCCAGCTTACGAGCCTGTAAAAGAAGTACGTGAAGTAACATATGTGCGTTTTATTCATTAagtaatattgatttttaacatgtgaacttttttattttttcagaatttcgtCAGACCAAAATGCGAAGATACGCTTTTGAAACGATTAAGAGTACTATGCACTACGTTAGAAAATGTCGAAGCTATTTTGAAAGAATCCATGAAAAAGGCTCGAAACAAGTTGCAGAGGGAATGGAATAACTTTGAAAATGGGTAATTGAACATTATTCACCGGCTGACTGCATgtctttattttataatttacataTCTAAAATTGCTTTCCTGATTTTCCAAAAGGATATAGACAAAATCTAACATTCACTCATTTCTACACTTTTCAAATATGCTTGGACATCCGCATTTATGCTATCCTTGCTTTTTGTCTGTATCCTTAGTATCGTCTATCCCACAACCTCTCAAAACCACAGTCCTTTGGTATCTCTTCCAGGCATGGGTGTATTTATTTTCGTAGTTTGCCTGAATTTTCTGTTACTATCAATAAAACCTATGTCTGACTGATGACCCAACCATCTGAATTCCATTATTTTCGTAACGCTTATTATCTTTATTAGTTATTCTACTACTGcactaaaaaaaagtaatcgcaTAAATGATTACTTACGATAATGGAATTCAGAACTAACTGTGCGTTTTGCACTGGCTGTGTTATAGCGTGGTGGACGAGGATCAGGACTGCAATTCTGAACACGATGCTAACCGCTGGCTTATCGGCTCTCAGGGCTGGCCACAAGTGCACGCATCGCTACCACCACCTACCTTATCCGGAACTGGTACCAGCGAAGTCACATCAGGTCCATCTGCAAATTCTGCTGAAGCCTCGACCTCCAAAACAGGCTCGATCGAGAGACTTGAGGAATCGTCTGGATGTCGAGTTGAAGGCGaagggaaagaaaaaaaagacgaaGAACTTGCGTgtaaagaaattaaaagagAGCTTATCGAAAACGAGGCAGAAGGAAGCGTTAAGTCAAAGGATAAGGGGGAAACTCGGGGCAAAGAAGGCAGCCGTCAAAATAATCAGAAAGAAGCTGGTATAGTGGAATAGAATTATATGCTCtaataacttgaaattttaatttatgtcACACACGATTTGTGATACTAATTGccacatatttttaaacagAAGAACCCACGCAAACAAAGCGAGTCCTGCGAGCCCGTGGCGTTTCCTCATACACCGAGCAGCTGCTCTCTGATGAGagcgaggaggaggaaaagTTGGACGGATGGGCCGACATTGAGGCCATCTACGCGGCTCCCAGCTCACAGGCCAATGCATCCTCTCCAAACACTCCTACGAAATCCCGCGAGTCGTGCGATGAATCAGACGAGGAGGACTCGGACCAAGATTGGATTTTACCTAGCTCTCGCAAACGGAAGGGTAAACGTCCGTGTAAGTGATCACAGCTGGAGCGAATTTTTTGTTAAGTCTTGCATTCGTTTAACTTGTGTTATTTTTCCTACAGCGGCAAGTCGACGTTTAAAATCCTTCCAATACAAGCTTCACAACATTAACAAGGCTGATCAAGATGGCAAGCTCCTTGAGAATCAGCAGCAACAACCTGTTGTTCAAGGTGTACACATAAAAAGATCGCCAATAGTGGTTCAAATTGTTCCTAGACAACCACCCATCAGACAACCAGCCAAAACTATCTCAAGACCACCTCCTCCGCTTAATAATTTACCCAACAACTTTGTGACAGTCACGTCATCGGCTTCACAGGTTATCCAAACTTCCACAGTGCCTTCCGATACTTTGAAAAGTGAGCCCCAAGATTCTAACCTACACACGGTACTGGACATCAAGGACGAGGGTCCAATATATGACACTACGCCCAATGCAACTTGTGTTCAACCAAATTATGTGGTAGTTACTACTGGACATGCGCCCGTTGCCAATTATTACGTTATGCAGCAGAATCCTCCCGTTACCGGTGTCATGCACCAGAACCAGTTTATTCAGTCGACTGCTTTTGTTTCTCAAATGGTGCCTCAAGTaagattttttcaattaataattcaaaatgtttactccgtcattttatatttagttaATACAACGTTTGACATCTTTACAGTCTCAAATTCAGCCTTTGCAGCAAATGCAAACAGTCTCAGCCGAGGGCTACTACGTTCAGCAGACCCCACAGCAGAACTACATCGTTCAGAACCCTTCCGGCCTCATAACAGCTGGACCACGTCAAGCCTTCATAGCAACTCCAAATGCTCAAGTCGTCTACCAGCAACAACCACAACAACAAGGAGTTACGACAGCACCAAACTATATACAGTATGTCACCACCACCCCGGGTCAACCACAATTGCAGCAACAGCAACCATCACCTTCGCTGCCCCGTATCATCAATACGATGACGCTGGCAACACCGAGACAGATTAATTACAGGATGCGAGCACCCGTGGCAGTACAGAACAATAGGATGCCATTGCCGGCTAGGGGGCAAAACTTTCCTCATCCAAATGGCGCAGTTATCAGAAGCGCACCGATTAATACGAACATTCTAAGACCTGGTCAGAGGATCGGACAACCGAGAAATATTGCGCCGAGACGCCAGGTGGGTAACAAGAGTGATCATTGATTTTCTTGCGGTAATTTAAAGTTACAAAATTACTaaacgatattttattattatcattatagATCGCCCCTAGAGCGCCAAATCAAACCAACAAGGCGAAGCCGGTTGTTGCCAGTACAGATAACACTCAAAAGACCACGTCTTTAATAGTATTGAGCGACAGCGACGACGAGATCGAGATGATCATTCCTGCGAACAGTAACGCTCCAAAACCACCAACACCGGCTAAACGCCCTGCAAAATCTAGCAGTAAGAACGCGACTAGTACCACTAACGATATCCAAAACAAACTTCCAGCTGAATTAATTCAGCGCATAGGTGAGGGCAACATCTCGATTAGTCCGATAAAACCAGCGCAACCGGCTGTGACAGCGTCGAGTACTCAATTGATTGTAGTTGTAAATGAAACTGGCAGTCATTATGCACTTGCATTACCGAACGGGGGCAAGTTGATTTTGACACCGGAACAGGTCGCACAAATCCGAGCATCCAACGGTGGAAAGCTTGTCTTATGAAGATTCGAGGGGGGCTTCGTTAGGCCTTTTTTATTGCTGTAATGAGGTATTCAGGGCTGTGAGGTAGGTGATACTTGAGATGATAATGGTTTTATTTAAAGTGAAGCTTGCCAGATTAAAATCGATGCTCTCATATTGGTTTGAGCATGATTTCTAAACAGTAGATGAAACTACTTCGATTTCGAAGAAGATGCATATGAATTATTCAAAGTTTATACGTAGTGTACTGCGTAATTTTATATGCAATGGATtctttgatgatttttaaacttCTTTTTAAACTGTAATTTGAAAGTTTTAAACGCAATATTTGCTGTAATGAGAGCTTCTTATCGCTGCGTTCGGAATGGATTGGCTGTTTGCATACAAATTATATAATGCAGGTAGctacatttatttttcaacgcaGATGATAAGCTTGCAgtataaatttttgttgtcTGTAATAATACTGCTTCCAATTAAATGGTCGAATAATGCCTAGCATGTTTTTTATCGAAGGCGCTAGATTTATACGGTGTTTTACTTGAAACGCTTTAAAGTTTTCAAACCAAAGTATACCtttatttgttgatttttgGAAATTTAATGTATTAGGTTGatactttaaaaatgttatggACCTCCACTGGAAAATGTAGATGAAATATCTATTGATCAATTCAGATAAACTATGCTtctataatatacatattagGCTATTTAAGGCTATTTAGCGAACAAATATGTGATGAACTTGTAACTATACGATATTTTACATACTTTAAGTAAAAATATGCTATGATGTATGTCACTGAGTGTGAAACAAAACATAGTATTAATAGAGTCTAGGTTGTTGCAAATATCTCAGGCAATTCTACATCTTTACTTGGATGTACATTTACGATGAtcaatgtaaaatatttatgatgtTTACTTCTTAGTACGTATCATTGCGCAAAGATTCACTTGAGCGCACGATACTGTACGTTGAATCTCTAGTTAAGAAAACATTTCAAAGAGAGCAGTTCATGTATattaaacaaatataattaaagtTTATTACATTTTCATATGAATGCGATATCGTTTAGTCTTCTTACTAATCCTCCTGCCCTACATACATAAGATTATCAGGAATAAGTTCATCGCAACAAgtagaatattttttgttattgttttaatttattaacaaatttcTCAATATAACGAGTTGaacaaaattaatcaaaatatatatatatttacattatcCACAAAACAGagataaaattgaatatttaacaACTATGGCTTGTATGAAAAAAGCTTAAGTAAGCGATCACAGCATTAATTGAGTTTTTCATGAGTATACATTTGTTTATAAACTATTTAATTTCAacacaattaaaattttctcagATCTATACACGAGCATatctttttaattataaagttAATTGACTATACGTTAGAAAGCGAGGAGGTAGTGTGTCATGCACCGTTTTTATCGTTTCCGTTGACTAATTAAGCGTCATGAGAATCAGGCCTTTTTCGATTTCTTGTAGGGTACGTCGTTGCTTTCCTTGGTCATGAACTTTTTTAGCCGCGTTCCATTGTAAGGCGTGTCACTGCCTGGAGGATGAAGTCTCATCTAAAACAGCGTGATGAtgcatattacaaaaaattgttCTCACGTGCAATCTTATCATAGATTCCTTTCTGCTACAATAAGCTATGCGAGGTATTCGTTCTATGTTTATTAAACTTGCGATAAAAATTACGTACCCTTAGTTTCCTGAGATTCTGTTGTAAATGTCATGGTAAAAATCAAcattacgatattttttctaattttgagAACTACTTATAGTGAATAAGTAAGAAAATAGAAATCAGAAATGAGAAGAAAATACCTctatatagtgtattttatGATCAAGGTacgtaataattaatatttaaagaaCGTATCTAAATAAACcagaaatttcaaaattagtaaaaaaaagCGTATTAGAAACATTGAGAAACGTTGAAACgaaagaatattaaaaaaagtgtgATGTATAGCCTTGTTATATGGTAAATCGACACTTCTCTGCCGAGTTTTTTGTTGGTATAACGCATCTCATCTTTCTCAAGGAAAGtcaaaaattgtaattttttatattaaagagTTAGTCAAGCCAGGAGAAATAAGCATTTCTTGTTACAAATTCCACCGTCaccgttaaaaaaaaagtcatgCAATAAAATGAGTTAAATAAAAGCGTGAGATCCATGATTATTTTTGTATCGTGGAAAAATGTTGAACTTTATTGCTTCACTGGTATAGAATacttttacaaatattttgtatcaatagatataaacgaaagcaataCATTTGTAATTTAATCGATGACGAGAATCTAAAATTCCGAAACACGCAGCCTTTCGTGCAAATGATTATAATAACTCTTAACTTATCATTAATAGCTTTGGTCGTAAATTCAATTTACATCGCATCTGTCCACCATCGAATTTTCACTGCATATATTTACAAGAAAATCGTTTTTCGAGCTCATCCCAAAGTGTCCCTATGTATCGATTAATCTAATAATACTTGAAAGTCACAATCGCaccaaaaaaatgtataataccCGATCGTTATCTTCGGCAATCTTAAAGCTTAAAATTGCGAAAATGTGTATTCTCCCCCAAAAAAGGCCAGTTAGATTCTCGTCATCTGCACAGTAGAGAATTAAATGCACCACATATCTCGTACTAacagctatatgtatatagaaaaTATTAGGCAAATGCTTCCTGAATGATATGTCTCCGACTCCGTACTCGACCCATCATCGTCATCTACGTGTTATACTTTTATTGTTCTACGTTAATCATACTCATAtagtatacgtgtgtatagtaatattatacaaaaagaaaatcacgCGCGTTTGTGCtcgtttttattgaaatttctgttGATTTTTGCTTTGTAAATAGTAAATAGAGAGTGATCCGGATTCCGCTGGCAGCAGCGTCTCTATTTGTCGGTGTATTCGTTGTCGACCGGCAACTGATCGCCGTCCACGTTCCTCAGTCGCTTCTGCAATTAAGAAGACAGAACAATGCCGACACCCTCCTTATTTATGCTGTTGTGGAGTCATTAGAGTCAATCGAGATAAACAAAGTAAAAATAGAACtagattttaatatttttgttatctCGATTGAGCGATGTGGAGTTTTAGGTAGGCGTTAATTTTTGTGTTAGGGCTGAGAGCTGTGGGGGGTGGGATATAATGCGGTTTTAACCAGTACCAattgttttttgatttttttttcaatgatcTTCGATCTGAAAATACATAATTCATGGTTTATAGCGTTAAATATCGATGAATAACAGTGTGAACCGAAAAGTTAGAGAAGCGAAGCTTCCTTCTGAATAATTTTCCTAGTCAATCTGGACACTTCGTTGGGCTtcgaaaaatttccaaaatgaaaaaaagaaaactcaCCATAATCCTGTACTTCTCCTTGCAAGCATACTCGCTCTCGTCGACGTCGTTGTAGCAGTCGCTCTTGTAGTCCTTGGGGATGGGTCCACCTTCGAACTGGCAGAGTCTCGACAGAGGCTTGGCTTTGACGATCATCTTATCGAATCCGGTAGGCTTGTGTACCGGACAGTAGAACACATCCGGGGTATTCTTGTCGAAGACGATGCTCTTGCGCATCATGTCACCCGCGTCCGCCGTCAACAGCAGCGTCTgcatttgaatattaaaattttattttgaaaacgcGTGATGTAGGTCAATTCGGATATGAATTTAACGTTattaacagataaaaaaaagtattattttttcattatccTACGAAGCTAACGTATAACATCGTAATCGCCAGAAAGAAGTAGCCGCAACGCGATGAATATTGATGAATCTTGCGAAACGCGGTGATGCTCTTTGTTGCGGTCCGACTCTCGCATTAAGTGAATAAGTATAAGTATAGCCATGAGAATTTTCTCGGGAAATTgtttctaatttttcaatgtaCACATTACACAGTGGATGATAACTCACCGCAAGGACGGCCAGCAGAACGACGAAGTAATAGTTCCCTGCAACAAACAAGCAAAACCAACTATTATGTGTGCGTATGTATATAGTCGTAAGTCATAAGTGAAAGAGAATGGCACGGGTGTAAGAAAGAGAGTATGAAAAAAGTGTCGCTGCACAAAGCTCCCATTTGGCATCTCGGACTGTAAGTGATCGTTAAGGCTAATCTCGAGAACGGAAAAGCCAATCGAATGATGTATACACCGAGTGCCACAGAGTGCACAATTGCACAGCTGGTACTTTTCTCTTattcgttgttgttgttgttgtttttgtaAGATGGAactggagagaaagagcagtgGTTCTGTAAAGCTGCGtataaaaaaggtaataagcttcgtttaaaaaatgagAACACCGACGTACATCAAACGCGTTATTGTTCTTTCGAAACTGGCTCGACTCGCAGTCGTAAAAAATTCGTGTGATTTACTTCTCAGAagcatcatttttaatcgGCGATCAAGTGAAGCTTACACTTGGCGACAAACACGCTCATCAAAAATCGTATCAGTGGGTCGAtcccaaacaaaaaaattaattttcacacacatacacactcgtTCATTCCCGCTATTAGCTCGCAGCGCTGCGATAACCGATCGCGCATACCGATATCCAGTTATTACTCTGCTTTCCCCTTTTTCCCTCGCAAAATCGAAGCGAAAGAAACTCCACGGCGCGATTTTACGACTCGATTTTCCATGGCTATTAGTTCTTATACTccattgtctctctctctctctctcacgcgaaGCGATCGGTTTTACGACGCGCACTGACTAGTGCCTTCGGGGCTGCGGTATGTGTCGAGGcgtgaaaaaagaagaggtCGATGAACTTTAAGTGAGAAGCCACTCGACGGATGCAACTTGGCGAATTTGCATATAGAACGCGTGAATGCAAATATTTCGTTTGTGCGACTGGAGAtcggaggaggaaaaaaagagcgacgAAGTTTTAGGGTCGACAACACCGGTCAGGCTCTTCTGAGGCGATCATCGAGTTAGCCGCCGGCAGCAATTGGAGATGGATCCAGAAGAGGCCAATTGCGGGTCATCGAGTTAAAAAGCTCTCAAAAGGAAGACGCTTTGTACGCAATTGTTATTACGCTCGAGATGTTTGTCGCGGTTGGTTATTGATATTGAGAGTAAGTGTTTCGGAGAAGCGATGTGTGacgtttcattttttttttttttttgctctccgAGTTTTTAGCAGCTTCGAGTTACTTGATGGCGATTCGAATTTCCGTGTAGAACACGCGCGTAAATGAGTATTATTGTCACTACTCCGCGCGCACAGCATGAAATCGATCGAACCTTAAGCCGCCTGTTCCGGACTATATATAGCGTTTTTTCTCACCGTCTATTTCCGCGCGCTGTGTACTTTCAATTTCAGCTGCGACAGGACATAAGCGAGCGCCGATTTCTTCGGCGGTCGACGTGGACCTTTGCCGATTTTTCGATATCGCCTAACGACTTATAATATACATGACTATTTGTATGGGTTTTAAAGTGccgatttttgaatttatttttggaGTGATCGCTCGAATCTGTTATGGGAGAGTAGGTCGTTAACGATAAAATTGCTTTGGAGCGTAACATATGTTAATCGCGCATACGTTTTGGTTTTATAAACGCGCGTAAATCGCTTTGTAATGGAGCGCGATTATGAATGAATGACGGCAGCGTTGAAATCTCCGGAAGCTGTACCGATACGAGTATTATTATCGAAATCGTCCGCTGATTAAAAATACGGCGAAGATTTGCAATGTAACAAAAACGCTTACACTATGCGGACACAACTAGTATACGGAACCAAGACGTGTCTTACAGGATACACCGGATATATACTGTTACAAAAAACTCTTTTTCAAGCTTCTTCGCCTTTACTTATACGAGAATTTACGCCATTGACAAAAATTATCGCAATTACAATCGTACCATTCGAATTTCAGCCttaaaaaatcgttaaaaaaatctcccatACATCAGCTGCTCCTCGAAGCCAAAAAAAAGTCCCAGAATCCAACCAAAACCCACTCGCTCCTCCAAGCCACGCGCATAGCTCGCGTCACCCGCGCGGAATTCCGCTCGCGCCGAGTCGCCCGAAGCATCATCTCTCCGTCCCGTAATCCCCACGCGCACACCTCAGCCCATGACTCACAATTCTAAATTTCGAGCCGAAAGCAACGCCAAACTCTCGGTCGCATTCTCTGTCCGAAAACGAAGAAAAGGTGTACTATACAAAGTGTGTGTACTCACTCATGGCTGCGTGCGAGAATGTGTATGAGCTGTATAAAAAGGAACCTCGCGAGACGCCGTCCGCTACTCGACTGAGAGGTGAGCGCTGTCGAGCGGTACCACTGCCTCTTGGGAGAGGATGTGTACTGTAATGCTCGCTTTGGTctcgagagtgagagaggaagagagacggagagagagatagagaggctTTCATGGTGTGGGTAGAGCAGTGTGTTTTGTATATAGTGTGTGGGGATATGTTGGAGTTTGTTATTCCGGATTGGCGAGATGACGATTGTTTCGGGGGGTTTTGATCGGTATGCTGATTaggagatttttttctcgtttt
This genomic interval carries:
- the LOC100680323 gene encoding uncharacterized protein LOC100680323, which gives rise to MSRRGRKRRLGAEDKAVFEWERDRILPENLRDEMETMWEIPQIYHFLQLTKEAFNISHLSMYEVERMLLMPRASKQLAHIMTCLLSSPSTTKSKLQKVPPMPYEFWTNILTYKLRSWFKIYQTKRQDPVKVFDTLGVEPAFWTVFPYAAEIEGKDFQDFSFRQRVWLLKTVCDTAIHSRKTIQDEVAKQPSESQFETVLGVDRYGARYIYFPQFLHNDIRVYKHCLDNKILSTVKPPPVEVKPKVDIVIKEEPKPLPRVMSRKKRRKSRWSNGSLPSKNKYKKKADPPPINQSIDDASSNSVDAHSTLSSRSSSKVSEMSSSSSLVKSSDCETKVSSGLINDNVVDGEGEKKVDEEIKVASELMENLKAEIEDNSSSCIVEEDTAMVDDAEKSSNTVAADESFVKESSLLTVDDLSKSSKTDDEKLKVMSSLNASKSSEKSEDVSVSDATKDVNISKSDDEKLSEHKKCDTTVDGEPLNEDMSLDKWMLAKRKDVNANDSFSNSDNEASDSGLSASGTRRSARIKHISEIKLEVEDVENLLDVSESDELSSIDLRDSLCRVSSPEIELDCAHANFDESNWKVNNFSELMKDLSVSNFQLVADSLDSLRELIESIASDKTVPAYEPVKENFVRPKCEDTLLKRLRVLCTTLENVEAILKESMKKARNKLQREWNNFENGVVDEDQDCNSEHDANRWLIGSQGWPQVHASLPPPTLSGTGTSEVTSGPSANSAEASTSKTGSIERLEESSGCRVEGEGKEKKDEELACKEIKRELIENEAEGSVKSKDKGETRGKEGSRQNNQKEAEEPTQTKRVLRARGVSSYTEQLLSDESEEEEKLDGWADIEAIYAAPSSQANASSPNTPTKSRESCDESDEEDSDQDWILPSSRKRKGKRPSASRRLKSFQYKLHNINKADQDGKLLENQQQQPVVQGVHIKRSPIVVQIVPRQPPIRQPAKTISRPPPPLNNLPNNFVTVTSSASQVIQTSTVPSDTLKSEPQDSNLHTVLDIKDEGPIYDTTPNATCVQPNYVVVTTGHAPVANYYVMQQNPPVTGVMHQNQFIQSTAFVSQMVPQSQIQPLQQMQTVSAEGYYVQQTPQQNYIVQNPSGLITAGPRQAFIATPNAQVVYQQQPQQQGVTTAPNYIQYVTTTPGQPQLQQQQPSPSLPRIINTMTLATPRQINYRMRAPVAVQNNRMPLPARGQNFPHPNGAVIRSAPINTNILRPGQRIGQPRNIAPRRQIAPRAPNQTNKAKPVVASTDNTQKTTSLIVLSDSDDEIEMIIPANSNAPKPPTPAKRPAKSSSKNATSTTNDIQNKLPAELIQRIGEGNISISPIKPAQPAVTASSTQLIVVVNETGSHYALALPNGGKLILTPEQVAQIRASNGGKLVL
- the LOC100123516 gene encoding uncharacterized protein LOC100123516 isoform X3, with product MNNYKFGIAEYRPKRSPSLIRFQQKQSALRRRGNYYFVVLLAVLATLLLTADAGDMMRKSIVFDKNTPDVFYCPVHKPTGFDKMIVKAKPLSRLCQFEGGPIPKDYKSDCYNDVDESEYACKEKYRIMMRLHPPGSDTPYNGTRLKKFMTKESNDVPYKKSKKA
- the LOC100123516 gene encoding uncharacterized protein LOC100123516 isoform X1; translation: MRNYYFVVLLAVLATLLLTADAGDMMRKSIVFDKNTPDVFYCPVHKPTGFDKMIVKAKPLSRLCQFEGGPIPKDYKSDCYNDVDESEYACKEKYRIMMRLHPPGSDTPYNGTRLKKFMTKESNDVPYKKSKKA
- the LOC100123516 gene encoding uncharacterized protein LOC100123516 isoform X2; this translates as MRNYYFVVLLAVLATLLLTADAGDMMRKSIVFDKNTPDVFYCPVHKPTGFDKMIVKAKPLSRLCQFEGGPIPKDYKSDCYNDVDESEYACKEKYRIMKRLRNVDGDQLPVDNEYTDK